From a region of the Acinetobacter larvae genome:
- a CDS encoding purine-cytosine permease family protein, which yields MQNHSFTDHIEEKIEDKKVEQVIQDSLEDYTLRYAPQRFRVWSPSVIALSALGGIAYLADFSIGASIGIAYGTTNALLAILCAALLIFITALPLAYYAARYNIDLDLISRSAGFGYLGSVITSIIFASFTFIFFALEGAIMAQGLWVGLSIPLWLGYLISTFMVIPLVVYGMKALTKMQVWTTPIWLLLMVVPVAYLMLKQPELVYSWRNFQGQAGYQTVDFAAIMLGAGVVLALIAQIGEQIDYLRFMPNKTPENTKQWWFAVISAGPGWVILGAIKQIIGAFLGFYLLVQFPAVNQTEPVQQFVSTFEFMMNPWLAMCFAVILVVISQIKINVSNAYSGSLAWTSAYARCRKRYPGRIIFVLINLACALALMEMDMFSFLHKILSFYANCAIAWISVVATDIVINKYLLKLSPKIPEYRRDMIYNFNPVGLIAFGLATTLSIAAYFGLFGAVLASYSPLIALSIAVCCTPLLCWITKGKYYIKQHDDGIATARYDAQGNANKQLYCCAVCQQHYERPDVMYCQKQQAILCSLCKTMQI from the coding sequence ATGCAAAATCATTCCTTCACGGATCATATTGAAGAAAAAATAGAAGATAAAAAAGTTGAGCAAGTCATTCAAGACAGCCTTGAAGACTATACCTTACGCTATGCACCGCAACGCTTTCGCGTGTGGAGTCCAAGCGTCATTGCGCTAAGCGCATTGGGAGGTATCGCCTATTTAGCAGATTTTTCGATTGGTGCCAGCATTGGCATTGCTTATGGCACCACCAATGCACTGCTAGCCATCTTATGTGCAGCCTTATTAATTTTTATTACTGCGCTACCACTGGCTTATTATGCTGCCCGTTATAATATTGACTTAGATTTAATAAGTCGTAGCGCTGGGTTTGGTTATCTTGGTTCAGTGATCACCAGCATCATCTTTGCATCTTTTACATTTATATTTTTTGCACTCGAAGGTGCCATCATGGCACAAGGTCTATGGGTCGGTTTAAGCATCCCATTATGGCTGGGTTATTTGATTTCCACATTCATGGTCATTCCTTTGGTGGTCTATGGCATGAAAGCGCTAACCAAAATGCAAGTTTGGACGACGCCAATCTGGTTATTGCTGATGGTCGTCCCTGTCGCATATCTCATGTTAAAACAACCTGAACTGGTCTATAGCTGGCGTAACTTTCAAGGGCAGGCAGGCTATCAAACTGTAGATTTCGCCGCTATTATGCTCGGTGCAGGCGTTGTTTTAGCTTTAATTGCGCAAATTGGTGAACAGATAGATTATTTACGCTTTATGCCCAATAAAACACCCGAAAATACCAAGCAATGGTGGTTCGCCGTGATTTCCGCTGGTCCGGGCTGGGTCATCCTTGGTGCAATAAAGCAAATCATTGGTGCATTTTTAGGCTTTTATTTATTGGTACAATTTCCAGCAGTGAACCAAACTGAGCCTGTACAACAATTTGTCTCTACCTTTGAGTTTATGATGAATCCTTGGTTGGCCATGTGTTTTGCAGTGATTTTAGTAGTGATTTCACAGATTAAAATCAATGTTAGCAATGCCTATTCTGGTTCTTTGGCTTGGACCAGCGCTTATGCGCGTTGCCGCAAACGCTATCCGGGTAGAATTATTTTTGTATTAATCAATCTAGCCTGTGCCTTAGCCTTGATGGAAATGGATATGTTTTCCTTCTTGCACAAAATCCTGAGCTTTTATGCTAACTGTGCGATTGCTTGGATTAGTGTGGTGGCCACGGATATCGTCATCAATAAATACCTTTTAAAATTATCCCCGAAAATTCCCGAATACCGCCGTGATATGATCTACAACTTTAACCCTGTCGGCTTAATTGCCTTTGGTTTGGCGACCACGCTGTCTATTGCAGCATATTTTGGTTTATTTGGAGCGGTGCTTGCATCCTATTCGCCCCTTATTGCCTTATCCATTGCTGTTTGCTGTACCCCACTGCTCTGTTGGATTACCAAGGGAAAATACTATATTAAACAACATGATGATGGCATTGCCACAGCAAGATATGACGCACAAGGCAATGCCAATAAGCAGTTATATTGCTGTGCTGTCTGTCAGCAACATTATGAACGTCCAGATGTAATGTACTGCCAAAAACAGCAGGCGATACTCTGTTCCTTATGTAAAACCATGCAAATTTAA
- the atzF gene encoding allophanate hydrolase gives MSQHILAGWTIAEWQHAYRHSVVQLDDLIDYVATWPADDPAWISLASAEQIRKQIDDLKQHIGQDIALPAAQLLQRWPLFGIPFAVKDNIDVAGFVSTVGIALAQHAVQVDAEAVRLLKQAGAIVVAKTNLDQFATGLVGTRSPFGAVPNSFNADYISGGSSSGSASVVARGFVPFALATDTAGSGRVPAAFNNIVGLKPTKGRFSNRGVFPACKSLDCIAVFALTVTDVALVGHLLEAYDVHDSYSRRHPQNTAAKFAPPVHFAIPQQLDFLGDLDAEQAFAACLLQLQQLGVKITRIDFADFERLAAQLYEGAWVAERTAAVEPYLLHDAKSFDATVLEIIGKGYDFSAIDAYRALYLQQDLARCIQQTLSQFDALLVPTAATIYRLADIAAQPIQRNADLGRYTNFTNLADLSALALPAGFRADGLPFGISLIANAWYDQALLDFGIVWQQHLALPLGALRKEYQPSMSTQPLLVEHSPHHVSIAVVGAHLSGMPLNYQLTSRQAVYIETTYTAAQYSLYALSGTDPAKPGLVRQKQPAYSIEVEIWQIPKAYFGAFVAEIPAPLAIGNLELIDGRWVKGFICENYAIESAEDISTLSGWRYYIEQQSA, from the coding sequence GTGAGTCAGCATATCCTCGCAGGATGGACCATTGCCGAATGGCAACATGCTTATCGACATTCAGTCGTACAGTTAGATGATTTAATTGATTATGTGGCGACTTGGCCGGCAGATGATCCGGCGTGGATTAGTCTAGCCAGTGCTGAGCAAATACGTAAGCAGATTGATGATTTAAAACAACATATTGGGCAAGATATCGCACTGCCAGCAGCGCAGTTATTACAACGCTGGCCTTTGTTTGGTATTCCCTTTGCCGTAAAAGACAATATTGATGTGGCTGGCTTTGTCAGTACCGTTGGTATTGCTTTGGCGCAGCACGCGGTTCAAGTTGATGCCGAAGCAGTGCGTTTATTGAAACAAGCTGGTGCGATTGTGGTGGCTAAAACCAATTTAGATCAGTTTGCAACGGGTTTAGTGGGGACGCGATCGCCTTTTGGCGCGGTCCCCAATAGTTTTAATGCAGATTATATCAGTGGTGGTTCTAGCTCTGGTTCGGCATCGGTGGTTGCGCGTGGTTTCGTGCCTTTTGCATTGGCGACCGATACGGCGGGTTCGGGGCGTGTACCTGCGGCATTCAATAATATTGTCGGTTTAAAACCGACCAAAGGACGTTTTTCCAATCGTGGCGTTTTTCCTGCCTGTAAGTCTTTAGATTGTATAGCAGTCTTTGCATTGACGGTCACAGATGTTGCCTTGGTTGGGCATCTACTCGAAGCCTATGATGTGCATGACAGTTATTCTCGTCGGCATCCGCAAAATACCGCAGCAAAGTTTGCACCTCCCGTACATTTTGCGATACCGCAACAATTAGACTTTTTAGGAGACCTAGATGCAGAGCAAGCATTTGCTGCATGTTTGCTGCAATTACAGCAGCTTGGTGTCAAAATCACCCGAATTGATTTTGCCGATTTTGAGCGTCTTGCAGCGCAGCTCTATGAAGGGGCATGGGTTGCAGAACGCACGGCGGCAGTAGAGCCTTATTTGTTGCATGATGCCAAATCTTTTGATGCAACAGTGCTTGAAATTATTGGTAAAGGCTATGATTTCTCTGCGATTGATGCCTATCGTGCACTATATTTGCAACAGGATTTAGCCCGTTGTATTCAACAAACATTGTCTCAATTTGATGCTTTACTTGTGCCAACCGCAGCAACGATCTATCGGCTTGCCGACATCGCAGCACAGCCTATTCAGCGCAATGCAGATCTTGGGCGCTATACCAATTTCACCAATTTAGCCGATTTATCTGCTTTGGCACTGCCAGCAGGTTTTCGCGCAGATGGCTTACCTTTTGGTATAAGTCTGATAGCCAATGCTTGGTATGACCAAGCTTTACTGGATTTTGGTATTGTATGGCAACAGCATTTAGCCTTGCCTTTAGGCGCTTTGCGCAAAGAATATCAACCCAGTATGTCTACTCAACCTCTCTTGGTTGAGCACAGCCCTCATCATGTTTCAATTGCTGTGGTTGGTGCGCATTTAAGCGGTATGCCTTTGAATTATCAGTTAACCAGTCGTCAAGCCGTTTATATCGAAACCACATATACCGCTGCTCAATATAGTCTATATGCCCTCAGTGGTACAGATCCTGCTAAACCCGGCTTGGTGAGACAAAAACAACCGGCTTATTCGATCGAAGTAGAAATCTGGCAAATCCCCAAAGCATATTTTGGCGCATTCGTCGCTGAAATTCCTGCACCATTGGCCATTGGTAATCTAGAACTGATTGATGGTCGCTGGGTAAAAGGATTTATCTGTGAAAATTATGCCATTGAGTCGGCGGAAGATATTAGCACACTCAGTGGTTGGCGTTATTACATAGAACAACAAAGTGCCTAG
- the uca gene encoding urea carboxylase produces MFHTILIANRGEIALRAIRTCKKMGIRTVAVYAETDRYAQHVKDADLAIDLQASHAADSYLSIEKIIQAAKDSAADAIFPGYGFLSESAEFATACQHAGIVFIGPRAEHIRQFGLKHQARLLAAAAQVPMTPGSALLNDIEEALAAAQQIGYPIMLKSTAGGGGIGLCCCQNQQQLQQAFAQVKRLGQQYFKDAGVFLERYIEQARHIEVQILGDGQGQVVALGERDCSLQRRNQKVIEETPAPNLPASTRQKMQQAAVALAQSVNYLSAATVEFIYEVQRDEFYFLEVNTRLQVEHPITEMVTGIDLVACMIRIAAGECLDWAALNGVAQQGCAIEARLYAENPIKDFQPSPGRLTEVYFPEDVRVDHWLSAGTEVSTYFDPMLAKVIVHAEDRPRAIAKLQRALAATRLSGICTNLDYVQKVLQDPHFQAAQMFTRLLDDFKYQPHMIEVLAAGAQSSIQDYPGRVGYWDIGVPPSGPMDDYAFRMANQIVGNDPTAAGFEFSLYGPSLKFHCDAVIAITGAPCQATLDGIAVAFWQPIAVSAGQVLSLGAQTAGCRSYLAVQHGLDVPLYLGSRATFSLGALGGHAGRCLQLGDMIAIFDGKPTAHHQVAQAMHSSYIPDYPQHWHIAVLYGPHGAPDFFQPDSIEEFFSTAWTVHFNSNRLGIRLSGPTPRWTRPHGGEAGLHPSNVHDCEYAIGAINFTGDFAVILAKDGPSLGGFVCPLTIASAELWKMGQLKADDRVSFYPVSIAEANQMARTQQAQIANFTTAPEKPSASRVASTDPSTLRTIADLGDCILASIAAEGGQPQVQYRQAGDQYILLEYGEDILDLGLRLRVHQLMQQIENTDTVGILELAPGVRSLQIKYDSLQLPQAQLLELLIKLEYQLEDTSQLKIPSRILHLPMAFEDAATLGAVARYQQSVCAQAPWLPNNVDFLQQINGLDHREQVKDILYSAHYLILGLGDVYLSAPCAVPLDPRHRLLGSKYNPARTFTPEGTVGIGGMYMCIYGMDSPGGYQLVGRTLPIWNKYQAHPQFAQQPWFLRFFDQIKYFPVSEAELSLWRADFEQGLRQIEIEETVFDYAAYQQFLLDQQPSIDAFQHKQQQAFQQQAELWQQQEVTIQQVEDENFVTQDYSHLTALTASMTGNIWKILVEQEQCVKKGETIAIIEAMKMELPVYATDDGVVKAILCRAGQTVHCGEPLLYMA; encoded by the coding sequence ATGTTTCATACCATACTCATTGCCAATCGTGGTGAAATTGCGCTACGTGCTATACGAACTTGTAAAAAAATGGGCATTCGCACAGTTGCGGTCTATGCAGAAACGGATCGTTATGCCCAACATGTCAAAGACGCTGATCTGGCAATTGATTTACAAGCATCGCATGCTGCAGACAGTTATTTGTCTATTGAAAAAATCATACAAGCGGCCAAAGACAGTGCCGCAGATGCAATTTTTCCTGGGTATGGCTTCTTGTCAGAAAGTGCCGAATTTGCAACGGCTTGTCAGCACGCGGGGATTGTATTTATTGGACCTCGCGCTGAACATATTCGTCAATTTGGTTTAAAACATCAGGCACGTCTCTTGGCCGCAGCAGCACAGGTACCGATGACACCTGGCAGTGCTTTATTAAATGATATCGAGGAAGCGCTTGCAGCTGCCCAGCAGATAGGCTATCCGATTATGCTAAAGAGCACAGCCGGTGGCGGTGGTATTGGGCTGTGTTGTTGTCAAAATCAACAGCAATTACAACAGGCTTTTGCTCAGGTCAAGCGTTTAGGGCAGCAATATTTTAAAGATGCGGGTGTCTTTCTGGAACGTTATATCGAACAGGCACGGCATATTGAAGTACAAATTTTAGGAGATGGGCAAGGTCAAGTGGTTGCTTTGGGCGAGCGGGATTGTTCTTTACAACGCCGTAATCAGAAAGTGATTGAAGAAACGCCAGCGCCGAATCTACCAGCAAGTACACGACAAAAAATGCAACAAGCCGCAGTTGCGTTGGCACAATCGGTGAATTATTTGAGTGCTGCGACAGTAGAGTTTATTTATGAAGTGCAGCGCGATGAATTTTATTTTTTAGAGGTCAATACCCGTTTACAAGTTGAGCATCCGATTACGGAAATGGTGACGGGGATCGATTTGGTTGCTTGCATGATCCGTATTGCAGCAGGAGAATGCTTAGACTGGGCAGCCCTGAACGGTGTTGCGCAACAAGGCTGTGCCATAGAGGCGCGTCTATATGCTGAGAATCCGATCAAAGACTTTCAGCCGAGCCCTGGTAGATTGACCGAGGTTTATTTCCCTGAGGACGTTCGGGTAGATCATTGGCTCAGCGCAGGGACTGAGGTCTCGACATATTTTGATCCCATGCTGGCCAAAGTGATTGTTCATGCAGAAGATCGCCCACGTGCGATTGCAAAATTACAGCGTGCTTTGGCTGCAACCCGATTAAGTGGTATTTGTACCAATTTGGATTATGTCCAAAAAGTTTTGCAAGATCCGCATTTCCAAGCTGCCCAGATGTTTACGCGTTTGTTAGATGATTTTAAATATCAACCGCATATGATTGAGGTGCTGGCAGCAGGCGCGCAGAGCAGTATCCAGGATTATCCTGGTCGTGTTGGTTATTGGGATATTGGGGTGCCGCCCTCGGGACCGATGGATGACTATGCTTTTCGTATGGCAAATCAAATCGTTGGAAATGATCCGACAGCAGCCGGATTTGAGTTTAGTTTGTATGGACCGAGTTTAAAGTTTCATTGTGATGCAGTGATTGCGATTACTGGTGCGCCGTGTCAAGCAACTTTAGATGGTATAGCCGTGGCGTTCTGGCAGCCTATTGCAGTTAGCGCCGGTCAAGTGTTGAGCTTGGGGGCGCAAACAGCTGGTTGTCGGAGTTATTTGGCGGTACAACATGGTTTAGATGTTCCGCTTTATTTGGGAAGCCGAGCAACTTTTAGTTTGGGGGCTTTGGGTGGTCATGCCGGACGTTGCTTACAGCTCGGTGATATGATTGCTATTTTTGATGGCAAACCAACAGCACATCATCAGGTTGCGCAAGCCATGCACAGTAGCTATATTCCAGATTATCCACAACACTGGCATATTGCTGTACTCTATGGCCCACATGGTGCGCCTGATTTTTTTCAGCCAGACAGTATAGAAGAATTTTTTAGCACAGCGTGGACGGTACACTTTAACTCTAACCGTTTAGGCATTCGCCTGAGTGGTCCTACACCACGTTGGACACGCCCGCATGGTGGTGAGGCTGGCTTGCATCCCTCTAATGTGCATGATTGTGAATATGCGATTGGCGCGATTAATTTTACTGGTGATTTTGCGGTGATTTTGGCGAAGGACGGTCCAAGTTTAGGCGGCTTTGTTTGCCCCTTGACCATTGCATCGGCTGAGCTTTGGAAAATGGGACAACTCAAAGCCGATGACCGGGTCAGCTTTTATCCGGTTAGCATTGCAGAAGCCAATCAAATGGCGCGGACACAACAGGCACAAATAGCCAATTTTACAACAGCACCTGAAAAACCAAGTGCCAGCAGGGTTGCATCCACAGACCCGAGCACATTGCGTACCATCGCCGATTTAGGAGATTGTATTTTAGCCAGTATTGCTGCTGAGGGCGGTCAGCCACAAGTGCAGTATCGACAAGCAGGGGACCAGTATATCTTGCTTGAATATGGTGAAGATATTTTAGATTTGGGCTTGCGTTTGCGGGTACACCAATTGATGCAGCAGATTGAAAATACAGATACCGTCGGGATTTTGGAGCTGGCACCTGGGGTGCGTTCATTACAGATTAAGTATGACAGTTTGCAATTGCCACAAGCACAGTTGCTTGAATTGTTGATCAAACTTGAATATCAGTTAGAAGACACATCACAGCTAAAAATCCCATCTCGTATTTTACATTTACCAATGGCATTTGAAGATGCGGCAACCTTGGGTGCTGTGGCACGTTATCAACAAAGTGTTTGTGCGCAAGCACCATGGTTGCCCAATAATGTAGATTTCTTACAGCAAATTAATGGTTTGGACCATCGAGAGCAAGTTAAAGATATTCTTTATTCGGCACATTATCTCATTTTAGGTCTGGGGGATGTGTATTTGTCGGCGCCGTGTGCTGTACCGCTAGATCCAAGACATCGTTTATTGGGCTCTAAATATAATCCAGCACGAACCTTTACGCCCGAAGGCACAGTTGGAATTGGCGGCATGTATATGTGTATCTATGGTATGGACTCACCAGGAGGTTATCAATTGGTCGGACGTACTTTACCGATTTGGAACAAATATCAAGCTCATCCGCAATTTGCGCAGCAACCTTGGTTTTTAAGATTTTTTGATCAAATTAAATATTTCCCTGTTAGCGAGGCTGAGTTGAGTCTATGGCGTGCGGATTTTGAGCAAGGTTTAAGGCAGATTGAGATTGAGGAAACGGTATTTGATTATGCTGCCTATCAACAATTCTTGCTGGATCAACAACCGAGTATTGATGCATTTCAGCACAAACAACAACAGGCTTTTCAGCAACAAGCAGAATTATGGCAGCAGCAAGAAGTCACGATACAGCAGGTTGAAGATGAAAATTTTGTGACACAAGACTATAGTCATTTAACCGCTTTAACCGCATCAATGACGGGCAATATATGGAAAATATTGGTTGAACAAGAACAATGTGTTAAAAAGGGCGAAACCATTGCCATTATTGAAGCCATGAAGATGGAATTACCTGTTTATGCTACCGATGACGGTGTAGTGAAAGCTATTTTATGTCGGGCAGGGCAAACCGTTCATTGTGGTGAGCCTTTACTTTATATGGCATAA
- a CDS encoding methionine ABC transporter ATP-binding protein: MIQINNAYKNFNVKNNKIIALDQINLNIEPSEIVGIIGHSGAGKSTLLRLINGLEQVDQGDVTVLGQTLSKASNQQLKILRKQVAMIFQHFNLLKSKTVFENIAFPLGLDAKFNRQQIQQRVTTLAAQLGLTEHLQKYPKQLSGGQKQRVGIARAIANSPKILLCDEATSALDPVTTHEILNLLLKINRELAITLVLITHEMSVIRQICDRVVVLDRGRIVEQGMVDEVLLHPIHPVARSLILGELDLNHIDVPASSMLIRVTALGEFAKRPNYESIAQMTKVDYQIVESRVERSKRSLYSQTILALNGGSVDVFLQQLNALGAHVDVIEFSLQKPQNIEEAA, translated from the coding sequence ATGATTCAGATCAACAATGCTTACAAAAATTTTAATGTGAAGAATAATAAAATAATTGCATTAGATCAGATTAATTTAAATATCGAGCCTTCTGAAATCGTCGGGATTATTGGACATTCTGGTGCGGGGAAGTCAACTTTACTTCGCTTGATCAATGGTCTAGAACAAGTCGATCAGGGTGATGTCACCGTGCTGGGACAGACACTGTCCAAAGCATCCAATCAGCAATTAAAAATCCTAAGAAAGCAAGTTGCTATGATTTTTCAGCATTTTAATTTATTAAAAAGCAAAACGGTCTTTGAGAATATTGCCTTTCCATTGGGCTTAGATGCTAAGTTCAACCGTCAGCAGATTCAACAACGCGTTACCACTTTAGCTGCTCAATTAGGTTTGACGGAACATCTACAGAAATACCCAAAACAGTTATCGGGTGGGCAGAAACAACGTGTAGGCATTGCACGCGCCATCGCAAATTCACCGAAAATCTTATTATGTGATGAAGCGACCAGTGCTTTGGACCCCGTAACGACCCATGAGATCCTTAATTTATTATTAAAAATCAATCGTGAATTAGCGATTACCTTGGTGCTGATTACGCATGAAATGAGCGTGATTCGTCAGATTTGCGATCGTGTTGTGGTGCTTGATCGAGGTCGTATCGTGGAACAGGGTATGGTCGATGAGGTATTACTACATCCGATTCATCCTGTAGCACGTTCTTTGATTTTAGGCGAATTAGATTTAAATCATATCGATGTTCCAGCATCTTCGATGCTGATTCGTGTGACAGCGCTGGGGGAATTCGCCAAGCGTCCAAACTATGAAAGCATTGCGCAAATGACCAAGGTAGATTATCAAATCGTTGAGTCTAGAGTCGAGCGTAGTAAAAGGTCTCTTTATAGCCAAACGATTTTGGCACTCAATGGCGGCTCTGTCGATGTATTCCTGCAACAGTTAAACGCTTTGGGAGCACATGTAGACGTTATTGAATTCTCATTACAGAAGCCTCAAAACATAGAAGAGGCTGCCTAA
- a CDS encoding methionine ABC transporter permease, whose protein sequence is MLELLSNINYLELWEATQATAQMLLWSLGFIVVLGLPLGILMYSFADSRIKKIPILYHLLSFLINIIRSIPFIILMILLMPLTEWLTGTTIDVAGVIPPITVAGIAFFARLTETALQEVDHGVIEAAQSMGVNYWQMVTGVLLPEARAPIIAAITITAIALVDYTAVSGVIGGGGLGDLAIRYGYQRYETEIMLVTVGLLILIVQLMQLIGHSAVLYFSKKYT, encoded by the coding sequence ATGTTAGAACTGTTAAGTAATATCAACTATTTGGAGTTATGGGAAGCCACTCAAGCAACAGCGCAAATGTTGTTATGGTCGTTGGGCTTTATTGTCGTGTTGGGGTTGCCGCTGGGTATTTTGATGTATTCATTTGCGGATAGCCGGATTAAAAAAATTCCAATACTGTATCACCTGCTATCTTTTTTGATCAATATTATTCGATCGATTCCTTTTATTATTTTAATGATTTTATTAATGCCGCTGACAGAATGGCTGACAGGAACAACCATTGATGTGGCTGGTGTTATTCCGCCTATTACAGTGGCTGGAATCGCATTTTTTGCACGTTTGACCGAAACAGCATTACAAGAAGTCGATCATGGCGTGATAGAAGCGGCGCAGTCTATGGGGGTGAATTATTGGCAAATGGTCACGGGCGTGCTTTTACCTGAGGCAAGAGCACCGATTATTGCAGCCATCACCATTACTGCCATCGCATTGGTTGATTATACCGCGGTATCTGGCGTCATTGGTGGTGGTGGATTAGGCGACCTTGCAATACGTTATGGTTATCAACGTTATGAAACAGAAATTATGCTCGTCACTGTTGGTTTATTAATCTTGATCGTGCAGTTGATGCAGTTGATTGGTCATAGCGCTGTATTGTATTTCTCAAAAAAATATACTTAA
- a CDS encoding MetQ/NlpA family ABC transporter substrate-binding protein, protein MKLFKKTSLLIGTTLFSAALWANQTVTIGASATPHAVILEHIKPELAKQGIDLKIKVYADYVQPNTQLVAKKLDANYFQYRPFLNDFNAKNKANLVPVVAVHTEPFLLYSVKINHLNQLKDGATVAIPSDPVNGGRGLLLLAKLKLITLKAPFKQLALPTDKLPSVRDIASNPKHLKIKELDSAMLPRILSQVDIAALNSNYVLESKLDIKKSLYIENGQDGKNIWAEYLVVRSGDQNRPEIQKIAKALNSDATRQFIQQRFKGEIYSAF, encoded by the coding sequence ATGAAGCTTTTCAAAAAAACATCGTTATTGATCGGCACGACGCTATTTTCAGCAGCATTGTGGGCGAATCAAACCGTTACGATTGGTGCCAGCGCAACACCACATGCAGTCATTTTAGAACATATTAAACCTGAATTGGCTAAGCAAGGCATCGACTTAAAAATCAAAGTATACGCAGACTATGTACAGCCCAATACCCAATTGGTTGCTAAGAAATTAGACGCGAATTATTTCCAATATCGACCTTTTTTAAATGATTTTAATGCCAAGAACAAAGCAAATTTAGTTCCTGTCGTTGCCGTACATACTGAGCCATTTTTGCTATATTCCGTTAAAATAAACCATTTGAACCAATTAAAAGATGGTGCGACTGTTGCAATTCCTAGTGATCCTGTGAATGGCGGACGAGGTTTATTATTATTGGCAAAGTTAAAATTAATCACTTTAAAAGCACCATTCAAACAATTGGCACTTCCTACAGATAAACTACCGAGCGTAAGAGATATAGCGTCTAATCCAAAGCACTTAAAAATTAAAGAACTTGATTCAGCAATGCTGCCACGCATTTTGTCACAAGTGGATATTGCAGCGTTAAATAGTAATTATGTGCTTGAGTCAAAGCTGGATATCAAAAAATCGCTGTATATTGAAAATGGACAAGATGGTAAAAATATTTGGGCTGAATATCTGGTGGTCCGCTCTGGCGATCAAAATCGACCTGAAATCCAAAAAATAGCCAAGGCTTTAAATAGCGATGCCACACGACAATTTATTCAGCAACGGTTTAAGGGCGAAATCTATAGCGCATTTTAA
- a CDS encoding toprim domain-containing protein: MIIIPPTAPATLPLLAHLHKRNFSPDLYHNIVLDHCNQRLTVYLNNLSGQFVGYQQYNPRCSDKTFNLPHLGRYYTVVTAKQIALWGLETLKPQQKICFVVEGIFKAACLHQLGYNAIAVLCNNPVQMHAWFYAMPYQFIAIGDADQAGEQLVKCVGHGTVFAKDLDEYAPADLDLALQHYLNQL, from the coding sequence ATGATCATCATACCACCCACAGCTCCAGCAACCTTGCCCTTGCTGGCGCATTTACATAAGCGCAATTTTTCACCCGACTTATATCACAATATCGTTCTCGATCACTGCAATCAGCGCCTCACAGTCTATTTGAATAATCTTTCCGGGCAATTTGTCGGCTATCAACAGTACAATCCTCGCTGTAGCGATAAAACATTTAATCTGCCACATCTGGGCAGATATTATACGGTGGTAACGGCAAAACAAATTGCACTATGGGGCTTAGAAACGCTTAAACCCCAACAAAAAATTTGTTTTGTGGTGGAAGGAATATTTAAAGCAGCGTGTTTACATCAGTTAGGTTATAACGCCATTGCTGTTTTATGTAATAATCCCGTACAGATGCATGCTTGGTTTTATGCCATGCCCTATCAATTCATTGCGATTGGAGATGCGGATCAGGCAGGCGAACAACTGGTAAAATGCGTCGGTCATGGTACAGTATTTGCAAAAGATCTTGATGAATATGCACCAGCCGATTTAGATTTAGCATTACAACATTATCTCAATCAACTATAG